TGTCGGCGGACGGCGATCCGGCCCGGCGCCGCCGGTTCACCGCGGCCGCCGGACTGACCGCCGCGGCCGTCGCCGCCGCTTCCGCCCTGTTCCTCGCCGCGCAGGAACCCGGGACCAGCACTCCGGCCCAGCCGCCGGCGCCCAGCTCTCCCGCGTCCAGCCGGCCGTCGCCGGCACCGCTCGCCGGCACCGGGACCCCGGACGCGGGCCCCGGCGCGGCCGAGTCCGCGGATCTCGAACCCGCCGCCGTCACCCGTGAAAGCCAGGCCACGCCGAAGGCCACGAAGCCCGTCAAGCCGCCGAAGCCCGAGCCCCACGGCAAGGGCAAAGGCAAGGGCCCCGGCCACGACTAGGACCTCCGGCCGGGCCCGATCCGGGCCCAACGGCCCTGGTGCCGCAAACCCATTCGGAATAGACCGGAAGCCGTCTCGAATTGTTCCCCCGAATTCGGACTCGAAGCAATAACGGCCGGTAACCGGAACCGGCTCCGCCCCGACACACCTTACGTGTCCGGCCGGCCGAGTTCCGGCCCGGCACCACCGCCGGGAATCCCCGTTCCGGCCGGCTCGACGACTTTCCGGAGGTCTTGATGAGTGTCCACGCTGCCCTCGCGCGGCCGGTTTTCGGAACACCGCGCGGGCGGCACGCCAAGCCCCGCTCCGCGTGGCCGCGCATCGCTGTCAGGACCCTCTTCCTCCTGTGCGCGATGATCTCCGCCGCTGCCGTCCTCGGCGGCGGCTGGCCGCCGGTGCTGCTCGTCGTCCCCGCCGCCGCGCTCGTACTGCTCGTCGCGGGCATCGTGAAACTGCGGACCGCGGCCCGGCAGATCGACACCATCTTCGCCGAAGAACTGACGCGGGAAGCGCCTGCCGAAACCGGCGTTGATATCGAGATCTCCTGACCTTCAGATCATTTCCGGCGCCACAGAACTGTTCTTCGGCAACGGGCTGACACCGCTGGTGACCTCGCCCGGCCGGCGCATCCCGGCACCACCTGGGACGAAGGGCGCCTTCAGCCCGCGTCCTGCCAGGGTTCGAAGCTGCGCAGCAGCAGCCTGACCTGCGCCGGGTCCCGGATCTCCGCCTCGACGCCGCCTGGCATCGCGATGATCAGGTGGGTGTCACGCGCCGCGCAGCCCGCTGCAGTCGCGGCCAGGACCGCCGCCCCGCCGCCGTCGACCGCGGTGGCCATCGTCAGGTCCACCACCAGGCGGCGGACCTCGGCGGCGTAGGCGTCTTCGACTGCCTGGTGGTACGCGGGCGCCAGACCGCCGTCGAAGAGCCCCTCCACGGACAGGATGATCTCGTCGTCCAGGAGAACGCTGTGCAGTGCCATCCCGACCTCCTGCCGACCGGGTTTTTCCCACCGGTCCGGGTTCTTCGGAAAAGGTTACGTCAGGCCCCCGGGCGGGTGCAGGCTGAGAGCGTCACGGCTCGGCGTCGAGGAGGACGGACCCATGGGCGAGCAGCTCCCCCGGTTTTCTCTTTTGATCAACGGAAAAGCCGCCGGAGCCCGCTCCGGGCGGACGTTCGGGGCGCAGAACCCGTACACCGGGCAGCACTGGGCGGTCGTGCCGGACGGCGGCCCCGAGGACGTCGACGACGCGGTCGCGGCGGCCCGCGCGGCGCTCGAGGGCGAGTGGGGCACGACCACCGGCTTCGCGCGCGCCGCCCTGCTGCGCCGGCTCGGCGACCTCATCGGCGAGCACGCCGAACGGCTCGCCCGGCTCGAGGTCAACGACTCCGGCAAGCTCTACCGCGAAATGATCGGGCAGCTCACCGGGCTCGGTGGCTGGTACCACTACTTCGCGGGCCTCGCCGACAAGATCGAGGGCCGCCAGATCCCGGCGCCGAACCCGGACTACCTCGTCTACACCCGCCGCGAGCCGGTCGGCGTCGTCGCGGCCATCACGCCGTGGAACTCGCCGCTGCTGCTGCTCACCTGGAAGCTCGCGCCCGCGCTGGCCGCCGGGTGCACGGTCGTGGTGAAGCCGTCCGAGCACTCCCCCGTCTCGACGCTCGGGCTGGCCGAGCTGATCACCGAAGCGGGGTTCCCGCCCGGCGTCGTCAACGTCGTCACCGGGCTCTCCCGCGAGACGGGCGCGGCGCTGGCCGGGCACCCGGGCGTGGACAAGGTCGCGTTCACCGGGTCGACCGCCACCGGCCGCGCGGTCGCCGTGGCCGCCGCGCAGAACCTGAACAAGGTGACGCTGGAGCTGGGCGGCAAGTCGCCGCAGGTGGTGTTCCCCGACGCCGACCTCGCCGCGGCGGCCAACGGCGTCGTCGCGGGCGTGTTCGCCGCGACCGGCCAGACGTGCATGGCCGGGTCGCGGCTGATCGTGCACACCGACGTCCACGACGAGCTGGTCCGCCTGGTCGCCGAGCGCGCCGCGGCGATCCGGCTCGGCGACCCGAACGAGCCGGACACCGAGATGGGGCCGGTCGCGAACGCGCCGCAGTACGAGAAGGTGCTGCACTACCTGGAAACCGCGAAGGCGGAAGGCGCGACGGTCGTCTGCGGCGGCGAGGCGGAACCGGCACTGGGCGGGCTGTTCGTGCGGCCGACGGTGCTGACCGGGGTGACGCCGGAGTCGACGGTCGTGCGCGAGGAGGTCTTCGGGCCGGTGCTGGCCGCGCTGAAGTTCACCGACGAGGCCGAAGCGATCCGCCTGGCCAACGACACGCCGTACGGCCTCGCCGGTGCTGTGTGGACGAAGGACGTGCACCGCGCCCACCGCGTCGCGGCGAAGCTCAAGGCCGGGACGGTGTGGATCAACGCCTATCGGGTGGTGGCGCCGTCGGTGCCGTTCGGCGGGGTGAAGAACTCGGGTCTGGGACGGGAGAACGGCGTCCACGCGATGGACGAGTACCTGGTGGACAAGGCGGTCTGGGTCGAACTGACCGGCGGCACGCGGGATCCGTTCACCTTGGGCTGAAGACGCGCCGGACCGGCGAAGGTATTCCCTCTCCCCACTCAAAGATATAGCCGACCCCGGGGCTTGTGGCAAGACCCCGGTGCGGGTCCACAATCCGGGCTCATCTTTTTCTGCGGAGGGGATTCCTTCATGCGTGTGCTGCTGTCCACGATCGGCTCGCGGGGCGAGGTGCAGCCGGTGCTGGCGCTGGCCTCGGAGCTGAGAGCGCTCGGGCAGGACGTCCGCCTGTGCGTGCCGCCGGACTTCCGGGACTGGCTCGACGAGCTGGGCTTCGACGTCGTGCCGATCGGTCCCGAGCTGCGCGGGACCGCCTCGGCGCACCACGGCAAGCCGACGCCCGAACAGATCCGGAAGTCCACCGAGGACACCGTCACGACCCAGTTCGAGACGATCGCCGTGGCCGCCGAGGGGTGTGACGTCCTGATCGCCGGGGGCGCCCTGCAGTTCGCCGCCCGCTCGATCGCCGAACGATCGGGCGCCGCCTACGTCTACGCGAGTTTCTGCCCCATCACACTGCCCTCCGATCTGCACGCCCCGCCGCCGATGCCGTGGCGGACGCCCGGAAAGGCGGGAAACCGTGCCCTTTGGGCCGAAGACGCGCAGCGCTGGAACACCTTTTTCGGCGTGAAGGTCAACGAATACCGGGCGGCGGCCGGACAGGCCCCGGTCGACGACCTGCCGGGCCACGTCTTCTCCGCACGGCCGTGGCTCGCGGCCGACGCCGCGCTGGCGCCGTGGCCCGAGCCGGGCGACCCGCGGATCGTCCAGACGGGGGCGTGGATCTGGCCGGACGAGCGGCCGCTGCCGGACGAGCTGCGGGAGTTCCTCGACGCGGGCGAGCCGCCGGTGTACTTCGGGTTCGGCAGCATGCGCGCGCCGGGCGAGGTCGCCGAGGCCGCGCTCGCGGCGGCGCGGGCACACGGCCGCCGGGCGGTCGTGGCCCGCGGGTGGGCGAACCTCGTCGCCGCCGACGCCCCGGACTGCCTCGGCATCGGGGAGGTCAACCAGCAGGCGCTGTTCAAGCGGGTCGCGGCCGCCGTCCACCACGGCGGCGCGGGCACCACGACGACGGCGGCCCGCGCGGGCGCCCCGCAGGTGGTCGTGCCGCAGATGTACGACCAGCACTACTTCGCGGGCCGGGTCCGCGACCTGGGCCTCGGCGCGGCGACCGAGCCGTGCCTGCCGACGGCCGAGGCGCTGACCTCGGCGCTCGACGTCGCGCTAGGGCCCGAAGTG
This genomic window from Amycolatopsis mongoliensis contains:
- a CDS encoding STAS domain-containing protein codes for the protein MALHSVLLDDEIILSVEGLFDGGLAPAYHQAVEDAYAAEVRRLVVDLTMATAVDGGGAAVLAATAAGCAARDTHLIIAMPGGVEAEIRDPAQVRLLLRSFEPWQDAG
- a CDS encoding aldehyde dehydrogenase — protein: MGEQLPRFSLLINGKAAGARSGRTFGAQNPYTGQHWAVVPDGGPEDVDDAVAAARAALEGEWGTTTGFARAALLRRLGDLIGEHAERLARLEVNDSGKLYREMIGQLTGLGGWYHYFAGLADKIEGRQIPAPNPDYLVYTRREPVGVVAAITPWNSPLLLLTWKLAPALAAGCTVVVKPSEHSPVSTLGLAELITEAGFPPGVVNVVTGLSRETGAALAGHPGVDKVAFTGSTATGRAVAVAAAQNLNKVTLELGGKSPQVVFPDADLAAAANGVVAGVFAATGQTCMAGSRLIVHTDVHDELVRLVAERAAAIRLGDPNEPDTEMGPVANAPQYEKVLHYLETAKAEGATVVCGGEAEPALGGLFVRPTVLTGVTPESTVVREEVFGPVLAALKFTDEAEAIRLANDTPYGLAGAVWTKDVHRAHRVAAKLKAGTVWINAYRVVAPSVPFGGVKNSGLGRENGVHAMDEYLVDKAVWVELTGGTRDPFTLG
- a CDS encoding glycosyltransferase codes for the protein MRVLLSTIGSRGEVQPVLALASELRALGQDVRLCVPPDFRDWLDELGFDVVPIGPELRGTASAHHGKPTPEQIRKSTEDTVTTQFETIAVAAEGCDVLIAGGALQFAARSIAERSGAAYVYASFCPITLPSDLHAPPPMPWRTPGKAGNRALWAEDAQRWNTFFGVKVNEYRAAAGQAPVDDLPGHVFSARPWLAADAALAPWPEPGDPRIVQTGAWIWPDERPLPDELREFLDAGEPPVYFGFGSMRAPGEVAEAALAAARAHGRRAVVARGWANLVAADAPDCLGIGEVNQQALFKRVAAAVHHGGAGTTTTAARAGAPQVVVPQMYDQHYFAGRVRDLGLGAATEPCLPTAEALTSALDVALGPEVATRAREFSGKVRADGASVAARHLLATVPLASA